The following proteins are co-located in the Haloplanus sp. HW8-1 genome:
- a CDS encoding bacteriorhodopsin — MINPTDSLGVLLQTQGEVVSQIQNDVLLSSSLWVNIALAGFAALLFAYMGRNVSAGRPRLIWAATLMIPLVSISSYLGLLSGLTVGFVEMPAGHALAGEEVMSQWGRYLTWALSTPLILLALGLLADVDAGSLFAVIAADVGMCLTGLAAALVTSSYLSRWLFYAISCAFFVVVLYALLVEWPQSAASAGTGDIFGTLRALTVVLWLGYPIIWAVGVEGFALVQSVGLTSWGYSALDVLAKYVFSFLLLRWVAANESTVSVSGGVGAFADD; from the coding sequence ATGATCAATCCGACCGACTCACTCGGCGTACTACTCCAGACACAGGGCGAAGTGGTCTCACAGATACAGAACGACGTGTTGCTCAGTTCGTCGCTCTGGGTCAACATCGCTCTGGCGGGATTCGCCGCCCTGTTGTTCGCGTACATGGGGCGAAACGTCTCCGCGGGCCGTCCCCGCCTCATCTGGGCGGCGACGCTCATGATCCCACTCGTCTCGATTTCGAGTTACCTCGGGCTGCTCTCGGGGTTGACCGTCGGCTTCGTCGAGATGCCTGCGGGCCACGCGTTGGCCGGCGAGGAGGTGATGAGTCAGTGGGGTCGATATCTCACGTGGGCGCTGTCGACGCCGCTGATCCTGCTCGCGTTGGGACTGCTCGCCGACGTCGACGCCGGGAGTCTGTTCGCGGTCATCGCGGCGGACGTCGGGATGTGTCTGACTGGTCTCGCTGCGGCGCTGGTCACCTCGTCGTACCTGTCCCGCTGGCTGTTCTACGCGATCAGCTGTGCCTTCTTCGTCGTCGTCCTGTACGCCCTGCTGGTCGAGTGGCCGCAGTCGGCCGCGTCGGCCGGAACGGGCGATATCTTCGGGACGCTTCGGGCACTCACCGTCGTGCTGTGGCTCGGCTATCCGATCATCTGGGCCGTCGGGGTCGAGGGCTTCGCACTCGTACAGTCCGTCGGACTCACCTCGTGGGGCTACTCCGCGCTGGACGTCCTGGCGAAGTACGTGTTCTCGTTCCTGCTGTTGCGGTGGGTCGCCGCCAACGAATCGACCGTCTCCGTCTCCGGTGGCGTCGGGGCCTTCGCCGACGACTGA
- a CDS encoding replication protein encodes MREDCVRDRADGGHRSKPMSAVIREFLSWYNDYRHAHLVFNDPDGNTVRSKMENSHQPSYGNRYYARFKALERQVIQEYDNPHSCILTFSGSHKNANGDWRCPVDHLRDVIDTWRPERGGGVYHQLRQSLDGMEWEYCVGVEHNSKGYGHVHVGVFVDGEVAESDFHNVIDEHLRLCDIAHRDAHNYYHPDSEKKPISVRRIDPSLDPEDYDGSSDVVGNVASYLAEYIGAAADSELFDRSPQELYFRAACWASGTQRVRFSTGANEMIRHDRDESRRVETMGPVNHGWKPDATAEKIAEAANHPDRSATEWLEEPDEGCWTLQGIGRVDDEGETTFEIEQSTVQYREIHGAESLDPPKKLPPTRPIPESTDTSLVEYH; translated from the coding sequence TTGCGCGAGGACTGCGTCCGAGATCGCGCTGACGGTGGGCATCGATCTAAACCGATGAGTGCAGTTATCCGCGAATTTCTGAGTTGGTACAACGACTACCGCCACGCTCACCTGGTGTTCAACGACCCCGACGGCAATACTGTTCGCTCAAAGATGGAAAATTCACACCAACCCAGCTATGGGAATCGATACTACGCTCGCTTCAAGGCTCTCGAACGGCAGGTCATTCAGGAATACGATAATCCTCACTCCTGCATCCTAACGTTCTCCGGATCACACAAGAACGCCAACGGTGATTGGCGCTGTCCCGTCGACCACCTTCGCGACGTGATCGACACGTGGCGTCCCGAGCGCGGCGGTGGTGTCTATCATCAGCTCCGTCAATCACTTGACGGCATGGAATGGGAGTATTGCGTCGGTGTCGAACACAATTCGAAGGGTTACGGGCACGTACACGTCGGTGTATTCGTCGACGGTGAAGTTGCTGAATCAGATTTTCACAACGTCATTGACGAACATCTCCGCCTCTGCGATATTGCGCACCGTGATGCTCACAACTACTACCATCCTGATTCCGAGAAGAAGCCAATTTCTGTGCGGCGTATCGATCCGAGCCTCGATCCCGAGGACTACGATGGTTCGAGCGATGTTGTCGGCAACGTCGCATCATATCTTGCTGAGTACATCGGTGCTGCCGCCGATTCGGAGTTATTCGACCGATCTCCCCAGGAACTCTATTTTCGTGCCGCTTGCTGGGCATCTGGAACCCAGCGCGTTCGCTTCTCGACCGGTGCTAACGAGATGATTCGCCACGATCGTGATGAATCACGCCGTGTTGAGACGATGGGGCCAGTAAACCATGGCTGGAAACCCGACGCAACCGCAGAAAAAATCGCTGAAGCCGCGAACCATCCTGACCGCTCGGCTACCGAGTGGCTAGAAGAACCGGACGAAGGATGCTGGACCCTACAGGGAATCGGTCGGGTCGACGATGAGGGTGAGACTACGTTCGAAATCGAACAATCAACGGTCCAGTATCGGGAGATTCACGGTGCGGAGTCTCTTGATCCACCGAAAAAGTTGCCACCTACGCGTCCGATACCAGAGTCAACTGATACATCGTTAGTGGAGTACCATTGA
- a CDS encoding helix-turn-helix domain-containing protein produces MTDPDEQPKPDDYEVYEKYGVTWNTEDYDYEELDPPDWITDLDREICILLGRGLIFTPSLIAKNLDRPRSSVSRRLNTLEAGNIVEKVERGHYTLTDEGYARMRQNIKAEHIEGEHSPPDDWVVTKICSPEEVKNIEDANK; encoded by the coding sequence ATGACTGACCCTGACGAGCAACCGAAGCCAGATGATTATGAGGTGTATGAAAAATACGGAGTTACATGGAATACAGAAGATTATGACTACGAGGAGCTTGATCCGCCCGATTGGATCACTGATCTTGATCGAGAGATCTGCATACTACTGGGCCGAGGCTTGATCTTCACACCATCACTAATCGCGAAGAATTTGGACAGACCGCGAAGTTCGGTTTCACGGCGACTGAATACACTTGAGGCAGGAAATATTGTTGAGAAAGTCGAACGCGGTCATTACACACTGACCGATGAAGGGTACGCAAGAATGCGACAAAATATCAAGGCAGAGCACATTGAGGGGGAGCACTCACCACCTGACGATTGGGTTGTAACCAAAATCTGTTCTCCTGAAGAAGTCAAAAACATAGAAGATGCGAATAAATAG
- a CDS encoding DUF5518 domain-containing protein, which yields MVSDSTLHALLGAVVTVVLSFIPFSPVLGGGVAAYLNEADANAGLRVGAISGLLAAIPLVLFGLLAVFFLGFFAFGLHGGSALGIGGLLVVLVGGAVAVAYTVGLSALGGYLGSYLVDGV from the coding sequence ATGGTCTCCGACTCGACCCTCCACGCGTTGCTCGGCGCCGTCGTCACCGTCGTCCTCTCGTTTATCCCCTTCTCGCCCGTCCTCGGCGGCGGCGTCGCCGCCTACCTGAACGAGGCCGACGCGAACGCGGGACTCCGGGTCGGCGCAATCTCGGGACTGCTCGCTGCGATACCGCTCGTCCTCTTTGGCCTCCTCGCGGTCTTCTTTCTCGGCTTCTTCGCCTTCGGCCTGCACGGCGGGTCGGCGCTCGGAATCGGCGGCCTACTCGTCGTCCTCGTCGGCGGCGCGGTCGCCGTGGCCTACACCGTCGGGCTGAGCGCGCTCGGCGGGTATCTGGGGTCGTATCTGGTCGACGGAGTGTGA
- a CDS encoding cytochrome c oxidase subunit I encodes MFGFGTFSYDDEGYRDCSVTGLQIHKSAEDMVKLFGLTAIVALLIGGIFAIFVALTRWELVGLLAPADFYTFLSIHAWNLLIFWMIFMEIAVLYVGGPYVLGRPLSLPRVAKVGYVLMLGGAVLINVAIWLTKQPNQAPLLTSYAPLPSSPWFYLGVVVFLTGALVAALPFLATIWREKRENPGQTLPLVAFGAFITAIVAAEAIVGGLITYVPTFFWRVGLVEHIDAAWYRQMYWIVGHGSQQINLLAMISVWYFMTHVVGGAEVASEKVSRSAFVLYLFFINMGAAHHLMSDPGVSAAWRIWNTSYAAYGAVIASMIHAFAIPAGLEVGRRKRGEGGGTFGWLWSAPWRDPGFAATVLSIILFGFLGGITGVMMGQMQLNMTWHNTLATVGHFHATVATGTTLAFMGLGYYVLRLVFGREWIARPVATIQPYLYGGAMGVTSLMMMYLGILYGIPRRHPSVMDIPGTEFSFAAARPLFVIFGIMALVSILGGALFVLVAVGSLLGGDRYEGALPVERPTTVADGGDATPHHLLSMRGTFILTSVFLGVFVVMWALNWYLLSQLWQVG; translated from the coding sequence ATGTTCGGATTCGGCACGTTCAGCTACGACGACGAGGGGTATCGGGACTGCTCGGTGACCGGCCTGCAGATTCACAAGTCCGCCGAGGACATGGTGAAACTGTTCGGCCTGACGGCCATCGTCGCGCTGTTGATCGGCGGGATCTTCGCGATCTTCGTCGCGCTGACGCGGTGGGAACTCGTCGGTCTGTTGGCGCCCGCGGACTTCTACACCTTCCTGAGCATCCACGCCTGGAACCTGCTGATCTTCTGGATGATCTTCATGGAGATCGCCGTCCTCTACGTGGGCGGGCCGTACGTGCTGGGTCGGCCGCTATCGCTCCCGCGGGTGGCGAAGGTGGGCTACGTGCTGATGCTCGGCGGCGCGGTGCTGATCAACGTCGCTATCTGGTTGACGAAACAACCGAACCAGGCGCCGCTCCTGACCTCCTACGCCCCCCTCCCCTCCTCGCCGTGGTTCTACCTCGGCGTCGTCGTCTTCCTGACCGGCGCCCTCGTCGCGGCGCTGCCCTTCCTCGCCACCATCTGGCGCGAGAAGCGCGAGAATCCGGGGCAGACGCTGCCCCTCGTCGCCTTCGGCGCGTTCATCACGGCCATCGTCGCCGCGGAGGCCATCGTCGGCGGCCTCATCACCTACGTGCCGACCTTCTTCTGGCGGGTCGGGCTGGTCGAACACATCGACGCCGCGTGGTACCGGCAGATGTACTGGATCGTCGGCCACGGCAGCCAGCAGATCAACCTGCTGGCGATGATCTCGGTCTGGTACTTCATGACTCACGTCGTCGGCGGCGCGGAGGTGGCGAGCGAGAAGGTGTCCCGCTCGGCGTTCGTCCTCTATCTCTTCTTCATCAACATGGGCGCGGCCCACCACCTGATGTCCGATCCCGGCGTCTCCGCCGCCTGGCGGATCTGGAACACCTCCTACGCCGCCTACGGCGCCGTGATCGCGAGCATGATCCACGCCTTCGCCATCCCCGCCGGCCTCGAAGTCGGCCGGCGGAAGCGCGGCGAGGGCGGCGGCACCTTCGGCTGGCTCTGGTCGGCACCGTGGAGGGATCCCGGCTTTGCCGCGACGGTCCTCTCGATCATCCTCTTTGGCTTCCTCGGCGGCATCACCGGCGTCATGATGGGCCAGATGCAGTTGAACATGACCTGGCACAACACGCTGGCGACCGTGGGCCACTTCCACGCCACCGTCGCCACGGGCACCACGCTCGCGTTCATGGGACTCGGCTACTACGTCCTCCGTCTGGTGTTCGGCCGCGAGTGGATCGCCCGGCCCGTCGCGACGATCCAGCCGTATCTCTACGGCGGCGCGATGGGGGTGACCTCGCTGATGATGATGTATCTCGGCATCCTCTACGGCATCCCGCGCCGACACCCCTCGGTGATGGACATTCCGGGGACCGAGTTCAGCTTCGCCGCCGCGCGACCGCTGTTCGTCATCTTCGGGATCATGGCGCTCGTCTCCATCCTCGGCGGCGCGCTGTTCGTCCTCGTCGCCGTCGGATCGCTGCTCGGCGGCGACCGGTACGAGGGCGCGCTCCCGGTCGAGCGACCCACGACCGTCGCCGACGGCGGCGACGCCACGCCCCACCACCTCCTGAGCATGCGCGGGACGTTCATCCTCACCTCCGTCTTCCTCGGGGTGTTCGTCGTGATGTGGGCGCTCAACTGGTACCTGCTCAGTCAGCTCTGGCAGGTCGGGTGA
- a CDS encoding type II toxin-antitoxin system RelE family toxin, with product MSYEVLLAEEAREYVAALDEKSTRIVTDNLRKLADDPYSRPDSGSGDKEKLVIEGQELYRLHIGRTHTAFYDVLEADEEVRVIEIVDIDEAHKRYGFD from the coding sequence ATGAGCTATGAGGTTCTCCTCGCGGAGGAAGCCCGTGAGTACGTCGCCGCGCTAGACGAGAAGAGCACACGCATCGTGACGGACAATCTCCGGAAGTTGGCGGACGATCCGTATTCGAGACCGGATTCAGGATCCGGTGACAAAGAGAAGCTAGTGATCGAGGGACAGGAACTCTATCGTCTGCATATCGGGCGGACTCACACCGCGTTCTATGACGTACTCGAAGCGGACGAGGAAGTCCGCGTGATCGAGATCGTGGACATCGACGAGGCACACAAGCGCTACGGGTTCGATTGA
- a CDS encoding protoheme IX farnesyltransferase, translating to MFSDLLSLTKPRIAALLSLTGTGATFAAGGLPLADLLAFVLAGLGMAGGAAVCNCYYDRDIDPIMDRTAGRPLAQGRLDSRLALAFGVGLLVAATGIGLWALAPVSVAYMWLGVAAYVGLYTVLLKRQHWLGVVLGGSAGSFPVLAGWTAVRPLAVPAVAMATLVFVWTPAHAWALAVVYRDEFAAAGVATLPAVAPVDRVRRAVWTSAVGTVAVAAALVPVAGPAYAGSFVGGVPLFLFAYRTFAGGGGESHAVRAFFTSNVLLTVTFVAWGVDGVVAGRPLVTGTVAATGTVVAFVGLWIARPSLGDVRAAPAPNWVGRAVRAYDRLRVRVTG from the coding sequence GTGTTCTCCGATCTCCTCTCCCTGACGAAGCCGCGAATCGCCGCGCTACTCTCGCTCACCGGAACGGGTGCGACGTTCGCAGCCGGCGGACTCCCGCTCGCCGACCTCCTCGCCTTCGTCCTCGCGGGACTCGGCATGGCCGGTGGCGCCGCCGTCTGTAACTGTTACTACGACCGAGACATCGACCCGATCATGGACCGGACGGCGGGTCGACCGCTCGCACAGGGGCGGCTCGACTCCCGGCTGGCGCTGGCGTTCGGCGTCGGCCTCCTCGTCGCCGCGACGGGGATCGGCCTGTGGGCGCTGGCTCCGGTTTCGGTGGCGTACATGTGGCTCGGCGTCGCCGCGTACGTCGGCCTCTACACCGTCCTGTTGAAGCGACAGCACTGGCTCGGCGTCGTCCTCGGCGGCTCCGCCGGCTCCTTTCCGGTCCTCGCCGGCTGGACTGCCGTGCGCCCGCTCGCGGTGCCGGCGGTCGCCATGGCGACGCTGGTGTTCGTCTGGACCCCGGCCCACGCGTGGGCGCTGGCGGTCGTCTACCGCGACGAGTTCGCCGCCGCGGGGGTCGCGACGCTCCCGGCGGTCGCCCCCGTCGACCGCGTGCGCCGCGCCGTCTGGACGTCGGCGGTCGGGACCGTCGCCGTCGCGGCCGCCCTCGTCCCCGTCGCCGGCCCCGCCTACGCCGGGAGTTTCGTCGGCGGCGTTCCCCTCTTTCTGTTCGCCTACCGGACGTTCGCCGGCGGCGGCGGCGAATCACACGCGGTGCGGGCGTTTTTTACCTCGAACGTCCTGCTCACGGTCACGTTCGTCGCGTGGGGAGTGGACGGCGTCGTCGCCGGACGGCCGCTGGTGACCGGGACCGTCGCCGCCACGGGGACGGTCGTGGCGTTCGTCGGCCTCTGGATCGCCCGACCGAGCCTCGGGGACGTCCGTGCCGCGCCGGCGCCGAACTGGGTGGGTCGGGCGGTGCGGGCATACGACCGACTCCGGGTGCGGGTAACGGGCTGA
- a CDS encoding site-specific integrase: MSDLEPIPPEQAVKMFHDAMLDEHAESTRRSEKHRLRAFLQFCDEQGIEDLTELSGRDLYLYRTWRRDGQGDGRESIKKVTLKGQLATLRRFLRFAADIDAVQAKLYEQVTLPTMTSGEDVSESTLSADRAIGILKYLERAQPGSRDHIIVLLLWKTGARTGAVRGLDLRDLDLDGTHPRVNGPAIHFVHRPETGTPLKNQTKGTRWNRISESTARYLQDYIDYHRHDVTDDHGRNPLITTEYGRPAGNTLRKSLYRVTRPCWRGEECPHDRDLEHCDATHLDHASKCPSARSPHDLRSGRVTYYRREDVPRRVVKDRLNASEDILDRHYDRRSDREQAEQRSDHLPDL, translated from the coding sequence ATGAGCGATCTCGAACCAATCCCGCCGGAGCAGGCCGTGAAGATGTTTCACGATGCCATGCTCGACGAACACGCCGAGTCGACACGCCGTAGCGAAAAACACCGACTCCGCGCTTTCCTCCAATTCTGTGATGAACAGGGAATCGAGGATTTGACCGAACTCTCCGGGCGCGACCTGTACCTATACCGTACGTGGCGACGAGACGGTCAGGGAGACGGCCGTGAATCAATAAAGAAAGTCACCCTCAAGGGTCAATTGGCTACTCTCCGGCGATTTCTCCGATTTGCCGCCGACATAGACGCCGTGCAAGCGAAGCTCTACGAACAGGTTACCTTGCCGACGATGACGAGCGGCGAGGACGTTTCGGAATCAACCCTTTCGGCTGACCGCGCCATCGGGATTCTGAAATACCTCGAACGTGCCCAACCGGGCTCTCGTGATCACATCATCGTCCTTCTCCTCTGGAAAACCGGTGCTCGAACCGGGGCGGTCCGTGGTCTCGATCTCCGTGATCTCGATCTAGATGGCACACACCCGCGAGTCAACGGCCCGGCGATTCACTTCGTCCACCGCCCCGAGACTGGAACGCCGCTGAAGAATCAGACGAAAGGAACTCGGTGGAATCGGATCAGCGAATCAACGGCCCGCTACCTTCAGGATTACATCGACTACCACCGGCACGACGTGACCGACGACCACGGCCGAAACCCATTGATAACAACTGAATACGGCCGTCCCGCGGGCAATACGCTACGGAAATCGCTCTACCGAGTGACCCGACCCTGCTGGCGTGGCGAGGAGTGCCCACATGATCGTGACCTGGAACACTGCGACGCGACGCATCTCGATCACGCCAGCAAATGTCCGTCGGCTCGCTCACCCCACGATCTCCGTAGCGGGCGCGTGACGTACTACCGACGCGAGGACGTTCCCCGCCGAGTCGTCAAAGATCGACTCAACGCCAGCGAGGATATCCTCGACCGGCACTACGACCGGCGTTCGGATCGAGAACAGGCAGAACAGCGTAGCGACCACCTCCCTGACCTATGA